One Bacillota bacterium DNA segment encodes these proteins:
- a CDS encoding 1-deoxy-D-xylulose-5-phosphate reductoisomerase: MPVKNIAVLGSTGSIGKQALEVVEGLGGGFKVEALAAGTNWRLLASQARKFRPRIVVISQPEFVRDLKGDLQDLPCIEVLSGEDGLEYIVSLPSIDIVLNAVVGIIGLKPTVAALRAGKKVALANKETLVAGGEMVMREVGRSGSSLVPVDSEHSAIFQCLQGQDRSGLRSIYLTASGGAFRDYDLSRLNEATPEEALKHPTWQMGPKVTIDSATFMNKCLEVIEARWLFDLKPENIHVLVHPSSIVHSLVEFKDGAFLAQLGVPDMRIPIQYALTCPARIPGPAMRLDLAGIGRLEFYIPDPARYPALELGYHACKIGGTLPAVMNAANEIAVGLFLTHRIKFTSIARLVSAVMEKHDPRPVDSIDAVLSADRWARNVASEIWKDL; this comes from the coding sequence CTGCCAGTAAAGAATATCGCTGTACTCGGATCTACAGGGTCGATAGGGAAGCAAGCGCTCGAGGTCGTGGAAGGCCTGGGGGGTGGTTTCAAGGTTGAGGCCCTCGCCGCTGGGACGAATTGGAGGCTGCTGGCGTCTCAGGCGCGGAAATTCAGGCCGCGGATTGTGGTCATTTCCCAACCGGAATTTGTCCGTGATTTGAAAGGAGATCTCCAGGACCTCCCATGCATCGAGGTCCTTTCAGGGGAGGATGGCCTTGAATATATTGTCTCTTTGCCATCCATAGATATAGTGCTAAACGCTGTTGTGGGCATAATAGGGCTTAAGCCCACTGTTGCCGCCTTGAGGGCCGGGAAAAAGGTAGCTCTTGCCAATAAGGAGACGCTGGTGGCCGGGGGCGAGATGGTGATGCGTGAGGTGGGCAGGTCCGGTTCTTCGCTGGTCCCAGTCGATAGCGAGCATTCGGCTATTTTCCAATGCCTGCAAGGGCAGGACAGGTCAGGGCTTCGTTCCATCTATCTCACTGCGTCAGGAGGAGCATTCAGGGACTATGACCTGTCACGGCTGAATGAGGCTACACCTGAAGAGGCTTTGAAACATCCTACGTGGCAGATGGGACCCAAGGTCACCATAGACTCGGCTACTTTCATGAATAAGTGCCTGGAAGTCATCGAGGCGAGGTGGTTGTTTGATCTGAAACCTGAAAATATACATGTATTGGTCCACCCCTCGAGCATCGTGCATTCCCTGGTCGAGTTCAAGGATGGAGCGTTTCTTGCGCAATTGGGCGTCCCGGATATGAGGATCCCCATACAATATGCCCTAACATGTCCGGCCCGAATACCAGGCCCGGCAATGAGACTGGATCTTGCCGGGATCGGTCGCCTCGAATTTTACATCCCGGACCCAGCGCGTTATCCCGCTCTGGAATTGGGTTATCACGCGTGTAAGATCGGTGGGACATTGCCCGCTGTGATGAATGCGGCGAATGAGATTGCCGTGGGGCTTTTCTTGACGCATCGGATCAAGTTCACCAGCATAGCGCGCCTGGTCTCGGCGGTGATGGAAAAACACGATCCGCGCCCGGTTGATTCGATCGATGCGGTCCTCTCAGCAGATCGTTGGGCAAGGAACGTGGCTTCCGAAATCTGGAAGGACCTTTGA
- the ytvI gene encoding sporulation integral membrane protein YtvI, with protein sequence MRGEVTLTGSVRLFLMWLIICAGIFLGLRYVLPYFGPFLAAALLACVIDPIVGIFQRKLRFSRGLAAFAALMIVLILVTTGIIIGVAQLYAEIEQLWRLLPAYDATLTQMLNNLIESASKFYKGLPPPVIDAIRSNQSRLYLAAERVLSAVMSALAGLPALGIFIVVTVIATYFMLKDKETILRFLVSLIPGRFKERAHSARVEVFSATVGFIRAQVILIGITTIISIFGLVLIGVRYAWLLGILAGLFDIIPIVGPGTIFWPMAIYYIMNDRLWAAIVLIGVMVVTFIARRIAEPRVLATGLGLHPLAVLISIYVGARLFGAVGFIIGPLTVVVIKAIVNAGILPLAPKE encoded by the coding sequence ATGAGGGGCGAGGTGACATTGACAGGCTCCGTAAGATTGTTTCTCATGTGGCTCATCATTTGCGCGGGGATTTTCCTGGGGCTCAGATATGTCCTTCCATACTTTGGGCCTTTCCTGGCCGCTGCCTTGCTCGCTTGCGTTATAGATCCGATAGTGGGGATTTTCCAGCGCAAGTTGCGGTTCAGCCGAGGCCTTGCGGCCTTTGCAGCCCTCATGATAGTTTTGATTCTCGTCACGACTGGCATCATTATAGGAGTGGCTCAGCTATATGCCGAAATAGAGCAATTATGGAGATTACTTCCTGCCTATGATGCTACCTTGACCCAGATGCTGAATAACCTTATAGAATCCGCGTCGAAGTTCTACAAGGGCTTGCCCCCGCCGGTGATTGACGCTATAAGGAGCAACCAGAGCAGGCTTTACCTGGCGGCTGAAAGGGTGCTGTCCGCGGTGATGAGCGCCCTTGCAGGACTTCCGGCGCTTGGCATCTTCATCGTAGTCACGGTGATTGCCACCTACTTCATGCTCAAGGATAAAGAGACCATTCTAAGATTTCTTGTTAGTCTCATTCCAGGTAGGTTCAAGGAACGGGCGCATTCCGCCCGTGTTGAGGTGTTCAGCGCGACGGTGGGGTTTATCCGCGCGCAGGTAATCTTGATCGGCATTACGACTATAATCAGTATTTTCGGCCTGGTCCTCATTGGGGTGAGGTATGCCTGGCTCCTTGGCATACTGGCAGGGCTCTTTGATATCATACCAATAGTCGGTCCTGGGACCATCTTTTGGCCCATGGCCATTTACTATATCATGAATGATAGGCTCTGGGCCGCCATTGTGCTCATAGGGGTCATGGTCGTGACATTTATAGCGCGAAGAATCGCTGAGCCCAGGGTCCTTGCCACAGGCCTTGGCCTTCACCCGCTGGCGGTGCTCATCTCGATCTATGTGGGAGCCCGGCTATTCGGCGCTGTTGGGTTCATCATCGGGCCTCTCACAGTGGTCGTTATCAAGGCGATAGTCAATGCGGGAATCCTGCCTTTGGCGCCGAAGGAATAG
- a CDS encoding phosphatidate cytidylyltransferase, with translation MNDRALIRTASGLAAALAGLYLILVGGLPFFVAAATIGMAGTFEFCRLAARKGLKVYTPLALLGTLALAIASYTGYSEYISIIVLIIIVLSFFVHLIDRGVGNIIAASAANVMSSLYVALPIAFFLQMRGEPHDVSGAFYSLFTIAVVSATDTGAYFVGSTLGKHKLCPAVSPKKTIEGAIGGIVAGFTIGLLLNLILPQFGLHPMSWRHVGPLGLFTAVGGEIGDLIESAIKRDAGVKDSGSFLPGHGGVLDRFDSILIGIIVVYYYMILFL, from the coding sequence ATGAATGATAGGGCGCTCATCAGGACGGCTTCGGGTCTTGCGGCGGCTCTCGCAGGGCTTTATCTCATATTGGTCGGGGGATTGCCGTTTTTTGTTGCTGCGGCAACGATAGGGATGGCAGGCACTTTTGAGTTTTGCCGACTCGCCGCAAGGAAAGGCTTGAAGGTTTACACTCCCCTGGCGCTCCTTGGCACACTGGCCTTGGCGATCGCGTCATACACCGGCTATTCGGAGTACATCTCCATAATAGTGCTGATCATTATAGTGCTGAGTTTTTTCGTGCACCTCATTGACCGGGGCGTAGGAAACATAATAGCTGCATCCGCTGCCAATGTAATGTCGTCTCTGTATGTGGCACTGCCCATTGCCTTCTTCCTTCAGATGCGGGGAGAGCCTCATGACGTTTCGGGCGCTTTTTATTCGCTTTTCACGATAGCTGTGGTCTCTGCCACCGATACCGGGGCATATTTCGTAGGTTCGACCCTGGGTAAACATAAGCTCTGCCCAGCCGTCAGCCCGAAAAAGACTATCGAGGGGGCGATCGGCGGGATTGTGGCTGGTTTCACGATAGGCCTCCTGCTCAACCTGATCTTGCCTCAGTTTGGCCTCCATCCAATGTCATGGAGGCATGTCGGTCCTCTTGGCCTATTCACAGCCGTTGGCGGAGAGATAGGTGATCTTATAGAATCCGCCATCAAGCGCGATGCAGGGGTCAAGGATTCGGGATCCTTCTTGCCGGGCCACGGTGGAGTCCTTGACCGCTTCGATAGTATCCTCATTGGAATCATAGTGGTATATTATTACATGATACTTTTCTTATGA
- a CDS encoding isoprenyl transferase, whose amino-acid sequence MRVFSKLGPEREKPEKPSIQAFDASKPIPSHIAIIMDGNGRWAKRRGLPREFGHRRGVEKVKDIVKVCGKIGIRYLTLYAFSTENWRRPRTEVNTLMNVFEDTIKNETASLLANNVKVKIIGSRDGLGPSLLQAISHIEEATWNATGLNLFIAFNYGGRREIADAMRSVGKKLLDGELRLESITEETIQEHLYTAGVPDPDLVIRTSGEMRISNFMIWQVAYSEFLVTDVLWPDFSEKDLFAAIRLYQTRKRRFGGLSNSDE is encoded by the coding sequence ATGAGAGTATTCTCTAAACTTGGCCCAGAGCGGGAGAAGCCGGAAAAACCTTCGATACAAGCTTTTGATGCCAGCAAACCAATTCCTTCCCATATTGCCATAATAATGGATGGTAATGGCCGCTGGGCCAAGAGACGTGGGCTTCCACGGGAATTCGGCCATCGTCGCGGCGTGGAAAAGGTAAAAGACATAGTCAAGGTATGCGGCAAGATAGGAATCCGCTATCTCACCCTGTATGCTTTCTCGACGGAAAATTGGAGAAGGCCTAGGACAGAAGTGAACACCCTCATGAACGTGTTTGAAGACACCATCAAGAATGAAACCGCGTCACTTCTGGCGAACAATGTCAAGGTGAAGATAATCGGATCTAGAGATGGTCTTGGCCCCTCACTGCTGCAAGCCATATCCCATATCGAGGAGGCCACCTGGAACGCTACAGGCCTCAATCTTTTCATCGCGTTCAACTATGGTGGAAGAAGAGAAATTGCGGACGCCATGCGCAGTGTGGGAAAGAAACTCCTCGATGGCGAGTTGCGGCTTGAGAGTATTACAGAGGAAACCATACAGGAGCATCTTTACACTGCCGGAGTTCCTGATCCTGATCTTGTCATACGGACGAGCGGCGAGATGAGGATAAGCAATTTCATGATCTGGCAGGTCGCATATTCTGAATTTCTGGTAACTGATGTTCTCTGGCCAGATTTTTCGGAGAAGGACCTCTTCGCGGCGATCCGATTGTATCAGACCAGAAAGAGGAGATTCGGAGGGCTGAGCAATTCAGATGAATGA
- the frr gene encoding ribosome recycling factor: MSTEEIRRAEDKMRGVIDAVKREFNAIRTSRANPALLDRVMVESYGGLYPVNQVATITAPESRMLVVQPWDRNQLPNIEKAILKANLGLTPVSDGNVLRISLPSLTEERRKELVRLAHKQAEEFKVAIRNIRREANEGLKARAKSGEISEDESKRRQEEVQKLTDKYIGEIDALLAIKESEIMEV, from the coding sequence ATGTCCACAGAGGAAATTCGTCGAGCCGAGGATAAGATGAGGGGAGTAATAGACGCCGTCAAGAGGGAATTCAATGCCATCCGTACAAGCCGCGCCAACCCGGCTCTTCTGGACCGGGTCATGGTGGAGAGCTATGGCGGCCTATACCCGGTAAATCAGGTGGCGACTATAACGGCTCCTGAATCCAGGATGTTGGTGGTCCAACCCTGGGACAGGAATCAATTGCCCAATATAGAAAAGGCCATTCTGAAGGCCAACCTCGGTTTGACTCCTGTAAGTGATGGCAATGTGCTGAGGATTTCCCTGCCATCACTCACAGAGGAAAGACGCAAGGAGCTTGTGCGTTTGGCTCACAAGCAGGCTGAGGAATTCAAGGTCGCAATACGGAACATCCGCAGGGAAGCCAATGAAGGTCTGAAAGCCCGGGCAAAGAGCGGAGAGATCTCTGAGGATGAATCCAAGAGAAGGCAGGAGGAAGTCCAGAAACTGACAGATAAATATATAGGCGAGATCGACGCTCTCCTTGCCATCAAAGAGAGCGAGATCATGGAGGTATAG
- a CDS encoding UMP kinase encodes METPKYKRVVIKISGEALAGSKDYGIDLEILRLIAEEIKEVHDLNVEVALVVGGGNIWRGAVAARYGVDRATADYMGMLATVINAMAFQDALEKLGVATRVQTAIEMREVAEPYIRRRAVRHLEKGRIVIFAAGTGNPYFSTDTAAALRAAEIEADVILKATHVDGVYDSDPLKNPNARRFTSLSYIDLLKRGLGVMDSTAASLCMDNGIPIVVFNLTQRGNIKKVIMGENIGTVIGRD; translated from the coding sequence ATGGAAACGCCGAAATATAAAAGGGTAGTAATAAAAATCAGCGGCGAAGCGCTCGCCGGTTCTAAGGATTATGGAATCGATCTAGAAATACTCAGGCTAATTGCTGAGGAGATCAAGGAAGTACATGATCTCAATGTGGAGGTAGCTCTCGTGGTGGGTGGCGGGAACATTTGGAGGGGCGCTGTCGCGGCACGTTATGGTGTAGATCGGGCAACAGCGGACTATATGGGCATGCTGGCAACGGTCATCAATGCCATGGCCTTCCAAGATGCTTTGGAAAAACTTGGAGTTGCCACAAGAGTACAGACTGCCATCGAAATGCGTGAGGTGGCCGAGCCGTACATTCGCCGGCGGGCGGTGAGGCACCTCGAGAAGGGGAGGATAGTGATCTTCGCCGCCGGGACGGGCAATCCCTATTTTTCCACGGATACGGCCGCTGCCCTAAGAGCTGCAGAGATAGAGGCGGATGTGATCCTCAAAGCTACACATGTGGATGGTGTCTATGATTCAGACCCCCTCAAGAATCCGAATGCCAGACGTTTCACCAGCCTTTCATATATCGACCTCTTGAAACGTGGTCTTGGAGTCATGGATTCTACGGCAGCTTCATTGTGCATGGATAACGGCATTCCTATTGTGGTTTTTAACCTCACCCAAAGGGGAAATATCAAGAAGGTCATAATGGGGGAAAACATCGGCACCGTTATCGGGAGGGATTAG
- the tsf gene encoding translation elongation factor Ts: MEISPSAIKELRERTGAGVMDCKKALGETGGDIEKAVTYLREKGLAKAAKRAGRVAAEGIVESYIHLGGKIGVLVEVNCETDFVARTDDFRNLARELALQIAASRPLFVSRDEVPQAMLEDERKVYRAQALAEGKPERIVDKIVDGRLEKFFQDVCLLEQPYIRDPNVVIKDLIAQVNAKVGENVTVRRFARFEVGEGVAHSTCSSDGQQ, from the coding sequence TTGGAGATAAGCCCATCGGCGATCAAGGAACTCCGTGAAAGAACCGGGGCCGGCGTGATGGATTGCAAAAAGGCTCTCGGGGAAACAGGTGGGGATATAGAGAAGGCTGTCACCTATTTGAGGGAAAAAGGTCTTGCGAAGGCCGCGAAACGAGCGGGCAGGGTCGCTGCCGAGGGAATCGTGGAATCCTATATACACCTTGGCGGCAAGATTGGCGTGCTGGTGGAAGTCAATTGCGAGACAGATTTCGTCGCCAGGACTGACGATTTTCGTAACCTTGCCCGGGAGCTTGCCCTTCAAATCGCTGCCAGTCGCCCACTATTCGTATCCCGGGATGAAGTTCCACAGGCTATGCTCGAGGATGAGAGAAAGGTCTACCGGGCACAAGCCCTGGCAGAAGGTAAGCCTGAGCGTATAGTGGACAAGATTGTGGACGGACGGCTGGAGAAGTTCTTTCAGGATGTTTGCCTCCTTGAACAGCCATATATCAGGGATCCCAATGTTGTGATAAAGGACCTTATAGCGCAGGTAAACGCCAAGGTCGGGGAAAATGTGACGGTGCGGCGCTTCGCCCGATTTGAAGTCGGTGAGGGAGTCGCGCATTCCACTTGTTCAAGCGATGGACAGCAATGA
- the rpsB gene encoding 30S ribosomal protein S2, whose amino-acid sequence MPVVSMKQLLEAGVHFGHQTRRWNPKMAEYIYTERNGIYIVDLQKTVKKIDAAYAFIKEVVMGGGSVLFVGTKKQAHDTVKEEAERCGMFYVNERWLGGTLTNFRTIRKRIERLKTLERMSEDGSFDVLPKKEVLNLEREKQRLEKYLGGIKEMTELPGALFVVDPRKEKNAVSEARKLEIPVVAIVDTNCDPDEVDYVIPGNDDAIRAVKLITSKIADAVLEGREGRDEALMEQEAEQGVGSPTGELAEHDLEGEYSQVEEEVAELSTEAQDVEEFESSDELIG is encoded by the coding sequence ATGCCAGTAGTGAGCATGAAGCAGCTCCTCGAGGCAGGAGTGCATTTTGGCCATCAAACTCGCCGCTGGAATCCCAAAATGGCTGAGTATATTTATACTGAGCGCAACGGGATTTACATTGTCGACCTTCAAAAGACTGTGAAGAAAATAGATGCCGCTTATGCATTCATCAAGGAGGTCGTAATGGGTGGCGGCAGCGTGCTATTCGTCGGGACCAAGAAACAAGCTCATGATACTGTGAAAGAAGAAGCTGAGCGTTGTGGCATGTTCTATGTAAACGAAAGATGGCTAGGCGGAACGCTCACCAACTTCCGCACTATCAGAAAGAGGATCGAACGTCTCAAGACGCTCGAGAGAATGTCTGAGGATGGTTCCTTCGATGTATTGCCCAAGAAAGAAGTACTAAACCTGGAAAGAGAGAAGCAGAGGCTCGAGAAATATCTTGGCGGGATCAAGGAGATGACCGAACTTCCGGGAGCGCTTTTCGTCGTGGATCCCAGAAAGGAGAAAAACGCGGTGTCCGAGGCTCGGAAACTGGAAATCCCCGTAGTAGCTATAGTAGATACGAATTGCGATCCAGATGAGGTTGATTATGTCATTCCAGGCAATGATGATGCCATCAGGGCCGTCAAACTGATCACGTCCAAGATAGCGGATGCCGTCCTCGAGGGCAGAGAAGGTAGGGATGAAGCGTTGATGGAGCAAGAAGCGGAGCAGGGAGTAGGCTCACCAACGGGTGAACTAGCGGAACATGATCTGGAAGGCGAGTACTCGCAGGTCGAGGAAGAGGTAGCGGAGTTGTCGACCGAGGCCCAAGATGTGGAGGAGTTCGAGTCTTCCGATGAGCTTATAGGTTAG
- the codY gene encoding GTP-sensing pleiotropic transcriptional regulator CodY codes for MGKFLDKTRRINNYIQSQAQYPVDFKELLPILAEELEANAYLVGREGRILGCGFVQNHECEIMASCRADGNTLPKEFNDKLVKMIETSENMQNGDGCFIWEGSRCPFSSKFLTVIPIFAGEERLATLALVRFDRELDEKDLAIAESAATAIGLEIVRAKSERLAEETRKMAAVHMALETLSFSEQEAVGYIFDELNGQEGLLVASKIADKAGITRSVIVNALRKFESAGVIESRSLGMKGTYIRVLNDKLFDELERIKTRTGPSKLAIDMGM; via the coding sequence ATGGGGAAATTTCTGGACAAGACTAGAAGGATCAACAATTACATCCAGTCACAGGCGCAATATCCTGTGGATTTTAAGGAGCTCTTGCCGATCCTCGCCGAAGAGCTAGAGGCAAATGCATACCTGGTCGGTCGAGAAGGCAGGATTTTGGGATGCGGCTTCGTGCAGAACCATGAATGTGAGATCATGGCATCCTGCAGGGCTGACGGAAATACCCTTCCCAAGGAGTTCAATGATAAGCTCGTCAAGATGATAGAGACATCTGAGAACATGCAGAACGGGGATGGCTGCTTCATCTGGGAAGGCTCCCGGTGTCCATTTTCCAGTAAATTCCTAACCGTGATCCCTATATTCGCGGGAGAAGAGAGGCTTGCGACCCTGGCGCTGGTGCGCTTTGACCGCGAACTCGATGAAAAAGACTTAGCGATAGCGGAGAGCGCAGCTACTGCCATCGGCCTTGAGATCGTCAGGGCCAAGTCCGAGAGGTTGGCGGAAGAGACACGCAAGATGGCGGCTGTCCATATGGCTCTCGAGACTCTCTCTTTCTCAGAGCAGGAAGCAGTAGGGTATATCTTTGATGAGCTCAATGGACAGGAAGGGCTGCTAGTAGCGAGCAAGATAGCCGATAAGGCGGGAATCACGCGATCGGTCATAGTAAACGCCCTCAGAAAGTTTGAGAGTGCGGGCGTCATAGAATCGAGATCTCTGGGTATGAAGGGGACCTACATCAGGGTCTTGAATGACAAGCTATTTGACGAGCTGGAAAGGATCAAGACAAGGACCGGCCCGAGCAAACTAGCAATTGATATGGGTATGTGA
- the hslU gene encoding ATP-dependent protease ATPase subunit HslU → MELTPREIVHELDKYIVGQASAKRAVAIALRNRYRRRMLPARLRDEVLPKNILMIGPTGVGKTEIARRLARLADAPFIKVEATKFTEVGYVGRDVDSIIRDLVETAIRMVKAQEMQRVYHKAEAMVEDRLLEILAPEPAREGGSNPFTVFLGNLGLAKQDQEDEEESRRQIKERRIVLRERLRKGELEDEMLEITVEDSSPPVVEIFSGAGIEELGINMQDMFGGLFPKRKRKRKVPVRDARKILAQEEAQKLIDMDEVVSQAISKTEQDGIVFLDEIDKIAGRERGAGPDVSREGVQRDILPIVEGSTVMTKYGPVRTDHILFIAAGAFHVSKPSDLIPELQGRFPIRVELEPLTCEDFKRILTEPENALIKQYEALLSTDGVKVVFTDEGIDEIARIADDVNRESENIGARRLHTVMEKLLEDVSFEAPSEELRQVTIDGSYVRSKLAYILQNKDLSRYIL, encoded by the coding sequence GTGGAATTGACACCACGGGAGATCGTCCATGAGCTCGACAAATACATCGTGGGGCAGGCAAGCGCAAAGCGGGCAGTCGCCATAGCTTTGCGCAACAGATACAGGCGACGCATGCTCCCTGCCAGGCTCCGGGATGAGGTGCTCCCAAAGAATATACTCATGATCGGTCCCACCGGCGTCGGGAAAACGGAAATCGCGCGCAGATTGGCCAGGCTGGCTGATGCGCCGTTCATCAAGGTGGAAGCCACCAAGTTCACTGAAGTCGGATATGTGGGCCGAGATGTAGATTCCATCATTCGGGATTTGGTGGAGACAGCTATCCGTATGGTCAAGGCCCAGGAGATGCAGCGAGTCTACCATAAAGCCGAAGCGATGGTGGAAGACAGATTGCTGGAGATCCTAGCGCCAGAGCCCGCCCGAGAAGGAGGTTCCAATCCCTTTACTGTTTTTCTGGGAAACCTCGGGCTCGCGAAACAGGACCAGGAGGATGAGGAGGAATCTCGCCGTCAAATAAAGGAAAGAAGAATAGTTCTGAGAGAAAGGCTTCGCAAAGGGGAACTGGAAGACGAAATGCTGGAGATTACGGTGGAGGATAGCTCACCCCCAGTGGTTGAGATCTTCTCCGGCGCAGGTATCGAGGAGCTCGGCATCAATATGCAAGATATGTTCGGCGGGCTCTTCCCCAAGCGCAAACGCAAAAGGAAGGTTCCTGTCAGGGATGCCAGAAAGATACTGGCCCAGGAAGAGGCTCAGAAGCTCATCGATATGGACGAAGTGGTCTCGCAGGCGATTTCGAAAACTGAACAGGACGGCATCGTCTTCCTGGATGAGATCGATAAGATCGCCGGCAGGGAGCGAGGGGCTGGACCGGATGTATCGAGGGAAGGGGTTCAAAGGGACATCCTTCCTATTGTTGAAGGATCTACCGTTATGACGAAATATGGCCCGGTCCGGACAGATCATATCCTTTTCATTGCCGCCGGCGCGTTTCACGTCTCGAAGCCATCGGACCTCATCCCAGAGCTTCAGGGGCGATTTCCTATCAGGGTGGAGCTTGAACCTCTCACATGCGAGGATTTCAAGCGGATCCTGACGGAGCCAGAAAATGCCCTAATCAAGCAATATGAGGCTCTTCTCTCTACCGACGGCGTAAAGGTCGTCTTTACTGATGAAGGTATTGATGAAATCGCGCGGATCGCGGATGATGTCAACCGTGAATCGGAGAACATTGGGGCCAGAAGACTCCATACAGTGATGGAGAAGCTCCTCGAGGATGTGTCATTTGAGGCGCCCTCCGAGGAACTTCGGCAGGTGACCATAGATGGCTCATATGTCAGGTCCAAATTAGCGTATATCCTGCAGAATAAAGATCTTAGCAGGTATATTCTATAG
- the hslV gene encoding ATP-dependent protease subunit HslV, which produces MLRSTTILAVLKDGKAAVAGDGQVTLGETIVKHGARKVRRIHQGNVIAGFAGSAADGFTLFERLEGKLEEFRGNLPRASVELAKEWRLDRALRRLDAFLIAVDSSHLFVISGSGDVIEPDDGIAAIGSGGPYALAAARALLRHTGLSVREVVEESLRIASTICIYTNSDIIVEEL; this is translated from the coding sequence ATGTTACGCAGCACAACCATCCTCGCCGTTCTCAAGGATGGGAAAGCCGCCGTTGCCGGGGACGGTCAGGTGACTCTTGGCGAGACTATAGTAAAGCATGGGGCGCGTAAAGTGAGGCGTATTCATCAGGGGAATGTCATTGCAGGGTTCGCAGGTTCAGCCGCTGATGGTTTCACGCTGTTTGAGAGGCTAGAAGGCAAACTCGAGGAGTTTCGTGGCAATTTGCCGCGGGCGTCCGTGGAGCTAGCAAAGGAATGGCGACTCGACCGAGCTCTTAGGAGACTCGACGCCTTTCTGATCGCGGTTGACTCCAGCCATCTATTTGTCATATCTGGAAGCGGAGATGTGATCGAACCCGACGATGGCATTGCCGCCATTGGGTCCGGGGGACCCTATGCCCTCGCGGCGGCGAGAGCCCTCTTGAGACACACGGGCCTCTCTGTAAGGGAGGTCGTGGAAGAATCATTACGTATTGCATCCACTATATGTATATATACCAATTCCGATATCATAGTTGAGGAGCTTTGA
- the xerC gene encoding tyrosine recombinase XerC, whose translation MIEWRDRELRRGVQSRVSEFLQYLVVERNASSHTITSYQHDISRFYSFLEDALGREPDIQDCDVHLIRDYLARLTKAGYARTTIARSIAAIRSFYRFLALRGYITKNPAKNVTTPKIARRLPRYVNINEISALLEAPDQSTLGLRDRAILETLYATGLRVSELVRLDIQDLDFRVGYVRAFGKGSKERIVPIGRKALSALERYLRESRPSLLEARWDAGSRTKGGKDVRHGLELDGALFLNKFGQRISTRGVERIVDKYVLLTSQRFSMSPHTLRHSFATHLLEAGADLRAVQELLGHANISTTQIYTHITTDRLREVYMRSHPRAHLNEPEKK comes from the coding sequence ATGATTGAATGGCGTGACAGGGAGTTGCGAAGAGGGGTGCAGAGCAGGGTCTCGGAGTTTTTGCAGTATCTGGTCGTGGAAAGAAATGCGTCTTCCCATACAATTACCAGTTACCAGCACGATATCTCGCGCTTTTATAGTTTCTTAGAGGATGCTCTTGGTCGTGAGCCTGATATTCAGGATTGCGATGTCCACCTCATTCGAGATTACTTGGCGCGCCTTACAAAGGCAGGCTACGCGCGAACAACCATCGCGCGCAGCATCGCCGCCATAAGGTCTTTTTATAGATTCCTGGCGCTGCGGGGGTACATCACCAAGAATCCGGCGAAGAATGTGACGACGCCAAAGATAGCGCGCAGACTTCCGAGGTATGTGAATATAAATGAGATCTCCGCTTTGTTGGAGGCCCCCGATCAGTCGACTCTGGGATTGAGGGATAGGGCTATCCTGGAAACTCTTTATGCTACTGGCCTCCGGGTATCCGAGCTGGTCAGGCTAGATATTCAAGATCTAGATTTCCGTGTTGGCTATGTGAGGGCTTTTGGGAAAGGATCCAAGGAGAGGATCGTGCCAATAGGCAGGAAGGCGCTTTCAGCGCTGGAGCGTTATCTACGAGAATCAAGGCCCTCCCTGCTGGAGGCGCGATGGGACGCCGGGTCAAGGACAAAAGGTGGTAAGGACGTTAGACACGGGCTTGAGTTGGATGGCGCTTTATTCTTGAATAAATTCGGCCAAAGAATTTCTACCAGGGGCGTAGAGCGAATAGTTGACAAGTATGTTTTATTGACGAGTCAAAGATTCTCGATGAGTCCTCATACTCTGCGACACTCCTTCGCCACTCACCTCCTCGAGGCCGGAGCGGACCTGCGAGCGGTCCAGGAACTCTTGGGTCATGCGAATATTTCCACGACCCAGATCTATACACATATAACAACGGATAGGCTCAGAGAGGTTTACATGCGTTCTCATCCGAGAGCGCATCTGAATGAGCCGGAAAAGAAATGA